The DNA window TTAAAGTGTCGAAGGTGTCTACCAGCAATACGGTTTGTGGATAGCTTTTTATAAAGTTGTCAAAAGCCTTCTGTTCATCGTCGTGTGCCTGGATATAACTATGGGCCATAGTGCCGGCTACCGGCACATTGTAGAGCTTACCAGCCAGTACATTGGAAGTGGCGTTGATACCCGCAATATAATAGGCGCGGGCGCCTTTAACAGCGGCGTCGATGCCATGCATACGACGGGGGCCGAAATCCAGTACTGAACGACCCTCTGCGGCATTGGCGACACGGCTGGCTTTAGACGCCAGCACGGTTTGCAGTTGCATCTGATTCATGACCAGGGTTTCAATTACCTGGGCTTGTGGAAGGGGTGCTGAGACTTCAAGCAGGGGCTCATGGCCAAAGCAGGGGGTACCTTCCGGCATAGCTCTCACCTGACCGGTGAAACGAAAGTTGTGTAACCAGTCCAGAAAGGAATCCGAGAACTTGTCTAATGAGCGCAGGTAATCAATATCGTCCGCGTTGAAGCTGAAGTTTTCCAGGTATTCGAGCAAGGTATCCAGGCCGCAGGCCAGAAGGTAATTACGGGTAGCGGGGAGCTCCCTTACAAATAGCGTAAATACAGCGTTTTCATGCATGTCCTGATCGTAATAGGCCTGCAGCATGGTCAGCTCGTATAGATCGGTAAAAAGGCCCAGTTCATGATGATTCAGGGTTTTCATTAAACACCTCCTGCTTAAACCCTAGCAGAGATGTGTAACTTTTCACTTTGTTGTTAGCGGACTGTTTTAAGTTGCGTCCGGGTTCTTCAGAGGCAAACCACCGCACCCTATGTTGGCTTTTAATAATAACCTGCGATTCATAATATGAGCGCTGAATAGCAGGCTGCCCCCAAGAATGGTGAGTGCAATTTCTGGCCATCCATGAAAGGCCAGGGCCGACAGCAGTAACGCCAGGCCTGCAAAAGAGAGGCTTCCCGGCCAGAGATTATGGTGGATACGCCAGGCTGAAGGAAAAGAAAGAATGACGACTATGGTTACGGGAGCTAACATAAACCAATGAAAGAGTTCGCTGCCGAATAAGACTCCAAGCAAACCGCTACTGGTAAAAATGAGTATGAAAGGAGTCAATACACAGTGGCAAACGCAGATGGCAGAAAGCCAGGCTCCGAATAAGTCTTTGTTCACGGGCAATTCCTTATGCTGAATGTATCAGCGGATAAACTGAGTTATTGTTATAATATAACACTTCTGTCAAGAGTCGTGTGTTGGTTTACTGTTCTTTTTGTGTCGTTGTCACGTATTCACAAGCATCGAATGAGTTCCCGGAGTGAAGTTATGAAAAATAATCTGTATATGGTGCTTAGCGGTTTGCTGCTTATGCTGATTTCCGGCTGCAGCAGTGGCTCGGATGCTGAGTCGGAGCGTGATTTGGAAGCATTTGCAGTCGCCACTTTTGCCGGAGGTTGTTTCTGGTGTGTCGAAGAAGGTTTTGAAAAGTTGCCTGGTGTCCATGAAGCTATCTCTGGATATACCGGTGGGCAGACGCCTGACCCAACTTATGAGCAGGTAGCTGGCGGACGTACCAGCCATACTGAAGCTGTGCAGGTATATTATGACCCTGAGGTGATTGAGTACGCCGGTTTGTTAGAAGCGTTCTGGCGCATGATGGACCCGAATGATGCCGGGGGGCAGTTTGTTGATCGGGGTCGCCAGTACCGACCTGAAATTTTTTATCACAACGAGCAGCAGCGGCAACTGGCTAAGGCCTCTATTGCGCGCCTGGCGGAAACAGGACCTTTTGACGAAGCTATTATTGTGCCGGTGACAGCCCTGGATGAATTTTATCAGGCAGAGGACTATCACCAGAATTATTATCGGGAAAATCCCATTCGTTATCGTTTCTATACACGGAACTCGGGCCGCTATCAGTTTGTCGAGGAAGTGTGGGGGGATGAGCAGCAGCAGGATTTCACCCGCTTTCGCGATGCTGATTTGTTGGAATGAGGGGTTTGCTGGACTGACCGGCTGGTGAGGAGAACTTATGAGTTTAGCGCAGCAACAGGAATTTAATTGCCCTTATTGTATGGCTGTTAACGATATAGAAATCGATCCTATCAATGACCTTGATCAGCAGCAGATACTGGACTGCCAGATCTGCTGTCAGCCTATTGAAGTGATGATAGTCGAAGGTCACGAAGGGCTTGAGGTGATCGCGAAAACGGATGATGAATGATTCAGGTCTGTTTTGGGTAGGCCTGCAGTATCTGAGGGGTTAATTGAGCGGCGCTTCCCTGGAAGACTTCAAAGCCAGGTGGCACGTTGTCTGCTTCTTTATTAATTAAGGCCTTATGGGCTTCAACGGGCGCCTCATCCACTAGACCTGCCGCCGGAAATACGCTTAGCGAAGTACCTATCACCAGCAGGTAGTCAGCCTTGCTTATGGCCTGAGCGGCTGCGTCCATGTGATACACCATTTCTCCGAACCAGACTACATGCGGGCGCAGTTGACTGCCTGCCGGACAGTGGTCACCCAGCTGAATATCTTTGTCGTGCAGTTCAAAAACCTGTTCATTAATGCTGCTGCGAGCAAGCGTTATCAAGCCATGAACGTGCAGTACCTGAGAGGAACCCGCGCGTTCATGCAGGTTGTCGACGTTCTGGGTTACTACCGTTACTTCAAAGTCGGCTTCGGCATCACTGATTGCCTGGTGTGCCGCATTTGGTTGTGCCTGTCTGACTTCACGGCGGCGTTGATTGTAAAATTCCAGTACCAGTTCCGGATTCTGTTGCCAGGCCTCAGGTGTTGCTACTTCGTACACGGAATATTCATTCCACAAACCGTTATTGTCACGAAAGGTCGACAGCCCGCTTTCGGCGCTGATGCCGGCACCGGTTAGCACGACCAGATTGGGTTTATCGCTCATGCCTGACTCCTCAGGTGCCACAAAAAGTGCGTTGCACCTTTTCTTCTGGCTTGGGTGCCAGAGTCAGATGCTGATACTCCGGGTTGTCGCTAAAAGGTTCTGCCAGTGCAGCCTTCAGTTCATTAAAAGGCCGTAAATCCCCTTCCTGTTCAGCGGCCAGAATAGCTTCCTGTACCCTATGATTACGCGGGATAATGGCCGGATTAATAAGGCGCATCTGCAAGGCTGTTTCTTCGCCGGAGGCAGATTCCTGGCTAAGCCGCTGGCGCCACTTTTGCAGCCAGGTTTTGCAGGCGCTTTGCTGTTTAAAGAGGTCAAGGCAGTGGTCAGCTTCCAACGAATCGCAAAGTGCCCGGAAGAGAAGGGTGAAATCCACTTCATCGTCAGCCATTAAATCAAGCAGTTCGTTGAGCAAAGCCCGGTCCTCGGGCTGAGGTTCACGAATGCCAATTTTTGCGGCCATACGAGTTAACCACAGATCTTCGTAGGTCTGACTAAAGGTCTTTAAGGCCTCAGTGGCCAGCTCTACGGCTTTTTCTTCGTCTTTATCTATCAGGGGCACCAGACACTCGGCCAGTCGAGCCAGGTTCCATTGCGCGACTTTAGGCTGGTTGCTGTAAGCATAACGGCCACCGCGATCGATTGAGCTGAACAGTGCATCAGGGTGGTAGTTATCAATAAAGGCACAGGGGCCATAATCAATAGTTTCGCCACTAATACTCATGTTATCGGTATTCATAACGCCATGGATAAAACCCAGACTCATCCAGTGACTGACCAGTTCAGCCTGTTTCTGAATAACGGCTTCAAGCATGGCAAGATAGGGCCGCTCAGCGGATTTACAGTCGGGGTAATGGCGGTTAATTACATAGTCTGCGAGGACCTGAACCTTGCCCGTGCCCTGATGCGCGGCGATAAACTGAAAGGTACCAATGCGTATATGGCTGCTGGCAACCCGGGTTAAAATGGCGCCAGGTTGAGGCACGTCACGGTGTACGGTTTCGCCGGTGGCGACAGCAGCCAGTGCCCGGGTAGTAGGCACACCTAGTACATGCATGGCTTCGCTGAGTAAGTACTCACGAATGACTGGGCCAATAGGTGAGCGGCCGTCCCCGCCGCGGGAATAAGCGGTGGTGCCTGCCCCTTTGAGCTGAATATCGAAACGTCGTTTCTGTTTGTCTATTATTTCAGCCAGTAAAATAGCGCGACCATCGCCTAACTGGGCAACAAAATTAGCGAACTGGTGGCCAGCGTATCCTTGCGCGACGGGATCACTCCAATCGGGCAGGCTGTTGCCGGCAAAAAGCTGCAAGCCTTCGTCACTGGCCCAGTATTGTTGCGGAAGATCCAGCTGATCAGCCAGTGGCTGGTTAAAACTTATCCATTGCGGGTCCGCCACCGGTGTCGGAGTGGTGCGTTTAAAAAAGCTGTCTGGCAGCCGTTGGTAACTATTATCGACATTAAATTTTTGCATACCCTATTTATACACCCCTGACGGCTCGCCTTCAAAGTTGTTGAGCGGATGAATTCAGAGTCATAATCTAAAAAGCCAGCCTGAATAGGCTGGCTTCTGCAGAGTCGATGACTCAGGAGGTTATTTACTCTTGGGCGTTATCCGTATCCTCGGCTTGGCCTTAATCGGCATTTTTTCCAGTTCTTCTTCCGTTTCCAAGCCACTGCGTAGCCGATGCGAGTCCGGATCATAACGGGCTTCGAGTTCGTCTTTAATGGTTTTATCCCAGGTTGGCACACCAACAAAATAACCAGCACGACCAATAGCATGGGCGGCAACCGGCGCGGTCATGAAAATAAACAGGATAACCGCAATGGCTTTAGCCATGACTACGAGGTCAGCAAAATGCAGACTGGCCGCGACCATCATCAAGGCAATACCCAGTGCGCCGGCTTTGGTACTGGCATGCATGCGGGTTAACAGATCGGGTAAGCGTAAAATACCAACTGCCGCTAGCAGCACAAAGAGCGCACTGCTGAGCATAAAAATACTGATTACAATATCAATCATCGCGAGGACCTCCGCGTTCCAGAAAGCGGGCAAAACCTATGGCTGCCAGGAATGCCATCAGGGCAACAACTACAGCTACATCAATAAAGCTGGCGATGTCGGTGTATATGGCATAAGTGCCGATCATGACTACGATAGCAGAAGGCAACAGCTCCAGTGCTACCACCCGATCAGGTAGTGTCGGACCGAGCAACAGGCGGATAAAAGTAAATATTAATGCGATGCTAAGCAACGCAAAGGTTATATAAATGACTATCTGCACAGAACCTCCTGTGATTCTTGCTTAGCGCAGGATTTCAAGAACCCGGCGCTCCATATACTTAATGCTGTCACGTAATTCCTGCTCGTTATCGAGGAACATGGCGTGGACGTATAACACCCGGCGGTCATCTGATACGTCGAGGCTCAGTGTGCCGGGGGTCAGGGATATAAAGTTCGCCACCATGGTAATTTCGACTTCAGTTTTGGCTTCCAGCTCCATGGCAACAATACCCGGTTTCATATGCCAGACCGGGGTGATGATATCGAAGGCAACCGTCATGTTCGCCATAATCAGTTCTTTAATGAAAAAGAAAATAAAGCGGATTAGCTTAGGCAAGCGCCGGGTATAACCGCGCAGTACCGGCACCTGGCGCTGCATCACTGCAAGCACGAGGTAACCGACAAAAAAGCCAAATATCAGGTTATAACCACCAATATCACCGGTTAGCATAACCCACATCAGGGCCAGCAACAGGTTCCAGATAAATGCGATCATTGCGCACCTCCCAATACGGCTTCAATGTACTGCGAAGGGTCCAGTAACTGGCTGGCCGACATTTCTGCCATGGCGTAAATGGGCTGTCCATTCAGGCCTATAAACAGGGTACAGCCCGCCAACAGCACGACAGGAACATACATCAACATGAGTGAAGTTGAGGTTTTACCATGTACCAGCGCCGTATCGTCGGTGCCTTCCGGTAATTTTTTCCAGAATACTTCAGCCCAGATTTTTATCATCGAATAAAGTGTCAGCAAGCCAACCAGCAAGGCGATGCCGGTTACTACCCAGGCATTGGCTTCAATACCGGCGCGGATGATGATGAACTTGGCAAAGAAGCCGGAAAGCGGCGGCAAACCTGCCAGTGACAGGGCGGGTACCAGGAATAGAATACTTAGTACGGGCCGTGCTTTATAAATACCACCTAATTTTTTCAGATCATAAGTGCCGAGCAATCGATGCACTATACCGCTAATCAGGAAGAGATTCGTCTTCACTATAATGTGGTGCATGATATAGAAGACACCACCAACGATGGCCAATGGCGTGAATAAGGCCAGGCCAAGTAACATGTAACCTATCTGACTGACGATATGGAAAGACAGAATACGGCGGAACTCAAACTGAGCCGCGGCTCCCAGTACCCCGGTAAGCATAGTGAGGGTCGCCATCCACAGCAATAGCTGGTGAGTGAAGTCAGGGTTTTCGTTGAAGATCAGGGTGAAGACCCGGAATAAGGCGTATACCCCAACTTTCGTTAGCAAGCCTGCGAACAACGCTGAAACGGCAACCGGGCCGGTGTGGTAAGACGCTGGCAACCAGAAAAACAATGGAAAAGCTGCCGCTTTGATACCAAAGGCAATCAGGAACATTACCGCAATCACATCGACCATGCCGGTGTGTTCAGCTTCGCCCAGCTTCACCGCAATATCTGCCATATTCAGGGTGCCAACCAGGCCGTAAAGCAGGCCTATGGCGCTCAGGAAAATAGCTGAAGAAAGCAGGTTCAGGGTTACATACTTAACCGCACCTTCCATTTGCGCCCGTTCGCCGCCCAGAATTAGCAAGGCAAACGAAGCGATCAGCATGACTTCAAACCAGACATACAGGTTGAAGATATCGCCGGTTAAGAAGGAGCCGGCCACACCTGCCAGCAGAAGCTGCATCAGCGGGTAATAACCAAATCGCTCGTGGGCCTGGGAAGCCGAGGCCAGCGAATAAACAGCTATGGCGACCGCCATCATGCCGGTGAGCACCACCATAATGGCACCCAGCATGTCGGCTACCAGGGTAATACCGTAAGGGGCGGCCCAGTTACCCATATACATAACGACATGGCCGGATTCGAGCACACTGGTCAGCAACCAGATGCTGGCACCCAGTAAGGTTAAGCTACCCAGCAGTGAAAGCAGGCGTTGTGCCATGCTGGAACGCCAGGCTAAGACACAAAGAGTACCAGTGAGTAGCGGAATAATTATTGGAAGAGCAACTTCTGAGGTCACGTATCGGTATCCTTCATCTGATCCAGGTTGTCGGTACGAATGATGTTATAAGCGCGGTGAATCAATACCACAGCGAAAGCCAGCACGCCGAATGCGATAACAATGGCGGTCAGTATCAAGGCCTGTGGTAAAGGATCTGCTACTACACCGTCAGGTAGCATGGCGCCTTCAGGGATGAGCGGAGGCGCCCCCCGGGTCATTCCTGCAGAGGTAAATATCAGCAGGTTTGCTGCGTTAGAGAGTAGCATTAAGCCGATTACCAGTTTTACAATGCTACGTCTGAGCATCATGTAGACGGCGGCAGCGTAGAGCAGGCCGACTACAATGGCCATCATGGGTTCCATCATCTCTCCTTGGTTTAGTGTTCTTCTGCTTCAGTCAATGCAATGAGCATAAGCATGACTGAACCAAAGACAGTGAGATAAACGCCGACATCAAAAATCAGCGGCGTAGAAAATTTAAACTCCCCTCCTCCAGGCAGTGGGATGTCCCACCACTGCGCTGTTAAGAAGGGGTCGCCGTAAAAAAAGGCGGGGAAAATAGAGAGCATTCCCAGAAACAGACCGATACCGATCAGGTTACGTGGGTCAACTCGCATCAAATCCCGGGTTACTGCGGCACCAAAAGTGAACAGATACATGGCAAAGGCGCCCGAGGCCACCAACCCGGCTATAAAACCGCCGCCCGGCTCGTCATGGCCACGCAATAACAAAAATACCGAGAACAATAGCTGTAACGGAACCAGATAGCGGGCCGCTACCTGCAGAATCAGTGTGCCTGGCTTCATCATCTTAACGGCCCTCCTTATCTGCATCTTCCTGCTTGTTACTATTCTTTTCAGAATGGTCATCGCCGTTTTCGCGCTCTTCCTGGCTTTCGACAATGTTCTGGTCTTCCAGCATTTGCTGGTGGATTTCATCCAGCGAGTGCACGATATCTTTTTCCGGTAATTGTTTGGGAGGTAATATCAGAGTACCCGCGTAATGGTTGGCTCCCGGCAAGGTCTCCGGGTTGAA is part of the Aliidiomarina minuta genome and encodes:
- a CDS encoding SIR2 family NAD-dependent protein deacylase; amino-acid sequence: MSDKPNLVVLTGAGISAESGLSTFRDNNGLWNEYSVYEVATPEAWQQNPELVLEFYNQRRREVRQAQPNAAHQAISDAEADFEVTVVTQNVDNLHERAGSSQVLHVHGLITLARSSINEQVFELHDKDIQLGDHCPAGSQLRPHVVWFGEMVYHMDAAAQAISKADYLLVIGTSLSVFPAAGLVDEAPVEAHKALINKEADNVPPGFEVFQGSAAQLTPQILQAYPKQT
- a CDS encoding Na+/H+ antiporter subunit D, whose translation is MTSEVALPIIIPLLTGTLCVLAWRSSMAQRLLSLLGSLTLLGASIWLLTSVLESGHVVMYMGNWAAPYGITLVADMLGAIMVVLTGMMAVAIAVYSLASASQAHERFGYYPLMQLLLAGVAGSFLTGDIFNLYVWFEVMLIASFALLILGGERAQMEGAVKYVTLNLLSSAIFLSAIGLLYGLVGTLNMADIAVKLGEAEHTGMVDVIAVMFLIAFGIKAAAFPLFFWLPASYHTGPVAVSALFAGLLTKVGVYALFRVFTLIFNENPDFTHQLLLWMATLTMLTGVLGAAAQFEFRRILSFHIVSQIGYMLLGLALFTPLAIVGGVFYIMHHIIVKTNLFLISGIVHRLLGTYDLKKLGGIYKARPVLSILFLVPALSLAGLPPLSGFFAKFIIIRAGIEANAWVVTGIALLVGLLTLYSMIKIWAEVFWKKLPEGTDDTALVHGKTSTSLMLMYVPVVLLAGCTLFIGLNGQPIYAMAEMSASQLLDPSQYIEAVLGGAQ
- a CDS encoding monovalent cation/H+ antiporter complex subunit F encodes the protein MQIVIYITFALLSIALIFTFIRLLLGPTLPDRVVALELLPSAIVVMIGTYAIYTDIASFIDVAVVVALMAFLAAIGFARFLERGGPRDD
- a CDS encoding nicotinate phosphoribosyltransferase codes for the protein MKTLNHHELGLFTDLYELTMLQAYYDQDMHENAVFTLFVRELPATRNYLLACGLDTLLEYLENFSFNADDIDYLRSLDKFSDSFLDWLHNFRFTGQVRAMPEGTPCFGHEPLLEVSAPLPQAQVIETLVMNQMQLQTVLASKASRVANAAEGRSVLDFGPRRMHGIDAAVKGARAYYIAGINATSNVLAGKLYNVPVAGTMAHSYIQAHDDEQKAFDNFIKSYPQTVLLVDTFDTLSGVQKVIQLAERLGDKFAVQGIRLDSGDLAELAHKARQQLNKAGLQKMQIMVSGGLDESAIEDLVKSGAPVDGFGVGTDMGVSQDSPALDIAYKLCYYAGKGRLKLSSGKPILPGAKQVFRVSDNEGYCGDTIARADEKLPGRPLLQEVMRDGRRLASHTQDLEDIRNYSQAQVQQLPARFRRLQKQDTPYPVAVSDKLSTYQHQVSEAVKKGGYDE
- a CDS encoding Na+/H+ antiporter subunit C, which codes for MMEPMMAIVVGLLYAAAVYMMLRRSIVKLVIGLMLLSNAANLLIFTSAGMTRGAPPLIPEGAMLPDGVVADPLPQALILTAIVIAFGVLAFAVVLIHRAYNIIRTDNLDQMKDTDT
- a CDS encoding Na+/H+ antiporter subunit E, translated to MIAFIWNLLLALMWVMLTGDIGGYNLIFGFFVGYLVLAVMQRQVPVLRGYTRRLPKLIRFIFFFIKELIMANMTVAFDIITPVWHMKPGIVAMELEAKTEVEITMVANFISLTPGTLSLDVSDDRRVLYVHAMFLDNEQELRDSIKYMERRVLEILR
- a CDS encoding Na+/H+ antiporter subunit B → MMKPGTLILQVAARYLVPLQLLFSVFLLLRGHDEPGGGFIAGLVASGAFAMYLFTFGAAVTRDLMRVDPRNLIGIGLFLGMLSIFPAFFYGDPFLTAQWWDIPLPGGGEFKFSTPLIFDVGVYLTVFGSVMLMLIALTEAEEH
- a CDS encoding CPXCG motif-containing cysteine-rich protein, with protein sequence MSLAQQQEFNCPYCMAVNDIEIDPINDLDQQQILDCQICCQPIEVMIVEGHEGLEVIAKTDDE
- the msrA gene encoding peptide-methionine (S)-S-oxide reductase MsrA codes for the protein MKNNLYMVLSGLLLMLISGCSSGSDAESERDLEAFAVATFAGGCFWCVEEGFEKLPGVHEAISGYTGGQTPDPTYEQVAGGRTSHTEAVQVYYDPEVIEYAGLLEAFWRMMDPNDAGGQFVDRGRQYRPEIFYHNEQQRQLAKASIARLAETGPFDEAIIVPVTALDEFYQAEDYHQNYYRENPIRYRFYTRNSGRYQFVEEVWGDEQQQDFTRFRDADLLE
- a CDS encoding protein adenylyltransferase SelO yields the protein MQKFNVDNSYQRLPDSFFKRTTPTPVADPQWISFNQPLADQLDLPQQYWASDEGLQLFAGNSLPDWSDPVAQGYAGHQFANFVAQLGDGRAILLAEIIDKQKRRFDIQLKGAGTTAYSRGGDGRSPIGPVIREYLLSEAMHVLGVPTTRALAAVATGETVHRDVPQPGAILTRVASSHIRIGTFQFIAAHQGTGKVQVLADYVINRHYPDCKSAERPYLAMLEAVIQKQAELVSHWMSLGFIHGVMNTDNMSISGETIDYGPCAFIDNYHPDALFSSIDRGGRYAYSNQPKVAQWNLARLAECLVPLIDKDEEKAVELATEALKTFSQTYEDLWLTRMAAKIGIREPQPEDRALLNELLDLMADDEVDFTLLFRALCDSLEADHCLDLFKQQSACKTWLQKWRQRLSQESASGEETALQMRLINPAIIPRNHRVQEAILAAEQEGDLRPFNELKAALAEPFSDNPEYQHLTLAPKPEEKVQRTFCGT
- a CDS encoding MerC domain-containing protein, with protein sequence MNKDLFGAWLSAICVCHCVLTPFILIFTSSGLLGVLFGSELFHWFMLAPVTIVVILSFPSAWRIHHNLWPGSLSFAGLALLLSALAFHGWPEIALTILGGSLLFSAHIMNRRLLLKANIGCGGLPLKNPDAT
- the mnhG gene encoding monovalent cation/H(+) antiporter subunit G, producing the protein MIDIVISIFMLSSALFVLLAAVGILRLPDLLTRMHASTKAGALGIALMMVAASLHFADLVVMAKAIAVILFIFMTAPVAAHAIGRAGYFVGVPTWDKTIKDELEARYDPDSHRLRSGLETEEELEKMPIKAKPRIRITPKSK